One window of the Cryptomeria japonica chromosome 7, Sugi_1.0, whole genome shotgun sequence genome contains the following:
- the LOC131074766 gene encoding aldehyde oxidase GLOX: MTMSSVIQYSCFVMVAMLNMWTWYAAGQVAVKKGRWQLLVEKGGVSAMHMTTTYKNTVVMFDRTNFGPSQLMLDKGRCRDNPQDQALTHDCWAHSIEYNIATNIIRPLMVFTDTWCSSGAFAANGTLVQTGGWRDGGTDMRYFVPCSDASCDWDNSQPVKLLANRWYASNQILPDNRIIVVGGTGVFNYEFVPRRPDEGTYNLPFLIQTRTSTQVENNLYPFLHLSSDGNLFIFANRDSILLDYKNNVVLKKFPRMPGDGPRNYPSTGSSVMLPLSASNGFSKVEILICGGCPDNGFAAAKAGNFIAALRSCGRMVITDANPSWNMEDMPGQRTMSDMLILPNGEILIINGAAKGVAGWDMANTPVFTPYLYRHSLPAGQQRFYVLAATGIARMYHSTANVLPDGRVMVGGSNPHFNYILTGTQFPSELRLEAYSPYYLDKTYAPLRPKITAMSPRSNIAYGATFRVTFSVSSGLTSNSNVVFNVYAPPFTTHTTSMSQRMLSLSASRPVLVSKSTNVYSSTVEAPPSAVAAPPGYYMLFVVNGGVPSIARWVHFS; encoded by the coding sequence ATGACAATGTCATCTGTAATACAGTATTCGTGTTTTGTGATGGTGGCAATGTTAAACATGTGGACGTGGTACGCAGCAGGGCAAGTGGCAGTGAAGAAGGGAAGATGGCAACTCCTGGTAGAGAAGGGTGGTGTCTCGGCCATGCACATGACCACCACATACAAAAACACGGTTGTTATGTTCGACAGGACAAACTTTGGCCCTTCACAGCTCATGTTGGACAAAGGGCGGTGCCGGGACAACCCACAGGACCAGGCCCTGACCCACGACTGCTGGGCTCACTCCATCGAATACAACATAGCCACCAACATAATCAGGCCGCTCATGGTATTCACCGATACCTGGTGCTCGTCTGGTGCGTTCGCAGCCAACGGGACACTCGTTCAAACGGGCGGATGGCGCGACGGAGGCACAGATATGCGCTACTTTGTTCCTTGCTCCGACGCCTCCTGCGACTGGGATAATTCTCAGCCTGTTAAGCTTCTCGCCAACCGCTGGTACGCCTCCAACCAGATCCTTCCCGACAACCGCATCATCGTGGTGGGAGGCACGGGCGTGTTTAACTACGAGTTCGTTCCCAGGAGGCCCGATGAGGGAACGTACAACCTGCCTTTCCTCATCCAAACCCGAACCAGTACCCAAGTAGAGAACAACCTGTATCCCTTCCTCCATCTCTCCTCCGATGGGAACCTCTTTATCTTCGCCAACAGGGACTCCATTCTCCTCGACTACAAGAACAACGTGGTGTTGAAAAAATTCCCCAGAATGCCGGGCGATGGCCCACGGAACTACCCTTCCACGGGCTCTTCCGTCATGCTGCCTCTATCTGCCTCCAATGGATTTAGCAAGGTGGAAATCCTCATCTGCGGTGGCTGCCCAGACAATGGTTTCGCCGCCGCTAAAGCCGGTAATTTCATTGCCGCCCTACGCAGCTGCGGAAGAATGGTCATCACGGACGCCAATCCTTCGTGGAACATGGAAGACATGCCCGGGCAAAGAACCATGTCCGACATGCTCATTCTCCCCAATGGCGAAATTCTAATCATAAACGGAGCAGCCAAAGGTGTGGCCGGGTGGGACATGGCCAACACACCAGTCTTCACGCCCTACCTCTACAGACATAGTCTACCGGCCGGGCAACAGCGTTTCTACGTTCTCGCGGCCACCGGCATCGCTAGAATGTACCACTCCACTGCCAACGTATTGCCCGACGGAAGAGTTATGGTGGGCGGCTCCAACCCACACTTCAATTACATTCTCACGGGAACGCAATTCCCGTCGGAGCTCCGTTTGGAAGCGTACAGCCCCTATTACTTGGATAAAACGTATGCCCCCCTTCGTCCTAAGATAACTGCTATGTCTCCGAGATCCAATATTGCCTACGGCGCCACCTTCAGAGTGACTTTCTCAGTTTCATCCGGTCTGACGAGTAACAGCAATGTAGTGTTCAATGTGTACGCTCCACCCTTCACGACTCACACCACATCCATGAGCCAGAGGATGCTCTCGCTTTCCGCTTCCAGACCGGTGCTCGTTTCGAAGTCCACCAATGTTTATTCTTCGACTGTAGAAGCTCCACCATCAGCTGTGGCAGCGCCTCCTGGATATTATATGCTCTTCGTTGTTAATGGCGGTGTACCCAGCATAGCTCGATGGGTTCATTTCTCCTAG